A portion of the Glycine max cultivar Williams 82 chromosome 10, Glycine_max_v4.0, whole genome shotgun sequence genome contains these proteins:
- the LOC100805723 gene encoding lysine-specific demethylase JMJ25, whose protein sequence is MARGRKKRQRNTAIIPVDANPTQQITQSLDIDAECESETKRMKFAENNGGGAGGSSSVVKKKRGRKSKKEKENMEKMLESNFLEKRDAQNDNHGENAEVGGSSSVSEGVKKKRGRKSKKEKEDMDKMLESKFLEKRDAQNENHGENGVVGVSSSVSEGVKKKRGRKSKKEKEDMEKMSESNFLEKRDAQNENLGENGEVGGSFSVSEGVKKKRGRKSKKEKEDMERKMLEEKDAQNENHGENGEVGGSSSVSEGVKKKRGRKSKKEKEDMERKMLEEKDAQNENHGKHVEVGGSSSLSEGVKNKRGRKSKKEKQDMENKMIEEKDAQYQNLGESGGVGGSSSVQEVAAKKHGRKSKKEKEDMKRKEMLEDNLLEEKDVQDKNHGENGGVPDRRHGRKRKTLKEDDGELPADSPGSGIQKHYSLRAPKVNTEAVMPNISKKDPKCIKEESLMCHQCQRNDKGRVVRCTSCKRKRFCVHCIENWYPHLKEDYIAEACPVCRGNCNCKACLRSNELIKKMKKKAKTNEDEKVELSMHLLQVLLPYLRLLDEEQMIENKTEAKIQGLSVSELNIVQANFDEDERVYCDNCKTSIFDYHRSCTKCSFDLCLICCRELRSGELVGGADPILVEFVCQGRHYLHDEKESKSVKRNEPNVVAPVVREWSRSGWHAESNGSIPCPKVNDECNHGFLELRSILGQHFITNLVHKANKLAQAYKLQDVVKIPDNFCSCLRLDRNTDARYNNMRKAASRADSGDNYLYCPRVVDLQDEDLRHFQWHWEKGEPVIVSNVLAKTSGLSWEPLVMWRAFRQMTKTKHEQHLDVKAIDCLDWCEGEINIHQFFTGYTEGREDWLRWPQILKLKDWPPSNLFEERLPRHCAEFISSLPFKEYTDPLKGSLNLAVKLPMGCLKPDMGPKTYIAYGFHQELGRGDSVTKLHCDMSDAVNVLTHIAEVKLKPDHLIVIEELKQKHFEQDKRELLGDDQNRETSVDMLNNTSSTNALDKQNSVQVMEHKGGLCDGKEVYQFHQPSGGNAVAIANEDGLSCRSELKEVDKVKLKQESDMLSAGDGSEGALWDIFRRQDVPKLQEYLRKHFREFRHIHCCPLKQVIHPIHDQTFYLTVEHKRKLKEEYGIEPWTFIQKVGDAVFVPAGCPHQVRNLKSCIKVALDFVSPENVGECFRLTEEFRTLPISHASSEDKLEVKKMTIYAMQDVIGKLEEARSGKTKVPE, encoded by the exons ATGGCGCGCGGAAGGAAGAAGCGGCAAAGGAACACAGCTATTATTCCTGTGGATGCAAACCCCACTCAGCAAATAACCCAATCCTTGGATATTGATGCTGAGTGTGAGAGTGAGACCAAAAGGATGAAATTTGCTGAGAACAACGGTGGTGGGGCAGGGGGTTCTTCTTCTGTTGTGAAAAAGAAGCGTGGcagaaaaagtaaaaaggagaaggaaaacaTGGAAAAGATGTTAGAGAGCAATTTCTTGGAGAAGAGAGATGCTCAAAACGACAACCATGGTGAAAATGCTGAAGTGGGAGGTTCTTCTTCTGTTTCAGAAGGTGTGAAAAAGAAGCGTGGAAGAAAGAGTAAAAAGGAGAAGGAGGACATGGACAAGATGTTAGAGAGCAAATTCTTGGAGAAGAGAGATGCTCAAAACGAAAACCATGGTGAAAATGGTGTAGTGGGAGTTTCTTCTTCTGTTTCAGAAGGTGTGAAAAAGAAGCGTGGAAGAAAGAGTAAAAAGGAGAAGGAGGACATGGAAAAGATGTCAGAGAGCAATTTCTTGGAGAAGAGAGATGCTCAAAACGAAAACCTTGGTGAAAATGGTGAAGTGGGAGGTTCTTTTTCTGTTTCAGAAGGTGTGAAAAAGAAGCGTGGAAGAAAGAGTAAAAAGGAGAAGGAGGACATGGAGAGGAAGATGTTAGAGGAGAAAGATGCTCAAAACGAAAACCATGGTGAAAATGGTGAAGTGGGAGGTTCTTCTTCTGTTTCAGAAGGCGTGAAAAAAAAGCGTGGAAGAAAGAGTAAAAAGGAGAAGGAGGACATGGAAAGGAAGATGTTAGAGGAGAAAGATGCTCAAAACGAAAACCATGGTAAACATGTTGAAGTGGGAggttcttcttctctttctgaaGGTGTGAAAAATAAGCGTGGAAGAAAGAGTAAAAAGGAGAAACAGGACATGGAAAATAAGATGATAGAGGAGAAGGATGCTCAATACCAAAACCTTGGTGAAAGTGGCGGCGTAGGAGGTTCTTCTTCCGTTCAAGAAGTTGCGGCAAAGAAGCATGGCAGAAAAAGtaagaaggagaaggaggacatgaaaaggaaggagatgctagAGGACAATTTGTTGGAGGAGAAAGATGTTCAAGACAAAAACCATGGTGAAAATGGTGGGGTACCTGATAGGAGGcacggaagaaaaagaaagacgcTTAAGGAAGATGATGGTGAGTTGCCTGCGGATTCTCCAGGAAGTGGCATTCAGAAACACTATAGTCTCAGGGCCCCTAAAGTCAATACAGAAGCCGTGATGCCAAACATCAGCAAGAAAGATCCTAAG TGCATTAAAGAGGAGTCCTTAATGTGTCATCAATGCCAGAGAAATGATAAAGGCAGGGTTGTGAGATGCACAAGTTGTAAGAGGAAAAGATTTTGTGTACACTGTATAGAAAATTG GTATCCTCATTTGAAAGAGGATTATATTGCTGAGGCATGTCCTGTGTGCCGTGGTAATTGCAACTGCAAAGCATGCTTGAGATCCAATGAACTTATTAAA aaaatgaagaaaaaagcaAAAACCAATGAAGATGAGAAGGTTGAACTCTCTATGCATTTGCTGCAAGTACTTCTTCCCTATTTAAGGCTGCTGGATGAAGAACAGATGATTGAGAATAAGACAGAAGCAAAGATAcagg GGCTCTCAGTCTCAGAGCTAAATATAGTACAGGCAAATTTTGATGAAGATGAGCGTGTGTACTG TGACAACTGTAAAACGTCAATATTTGATTACCACAGAAGCTGTACAAAATGCTCTTTCGACCTTTGTCTCATCTGTTGTCGTGAACTTCGTAGTGGGGAGCTTGTAGGTGGTGCAGATCCAATTTTGGTAGAGTTTGTCTGTCAGGGTCGTCATTACCTGCATgatgaaaaagaaagtaaaagtgtAAAACGAAATGAACCAAATGTTGTTGCTCCTGTAGTTCGTGAATGGTCAAGATCTGGGTGGCATGCAGAAAGTAATGGTAGCATTCCTTGTCCAAAAGTCAATGATGAATGTAACCATGGTTTTCTTGAACTGAGAAGCATATTAGGTCAACATTTTATCACCAATTTAGTGCATAAAGCAAACAAACTGGCACAAGCATACAAGCTTCAAGATGTAGTTAAGATACCTGACAACTTCTGTTCGTGTTTGAGGCTTGATAGAAACACAGATGCTAGATATAATAATATGAGGAAGGCTGCTTCTCGGGCAGATTCCGGTGACAACTATTTATACTGTCCAAGGGTTGTAGATCTACAGGATGAGGATTTAAGGCACTTTCAGTGGCATTGGGAAAAGGGGGAGCCTGTCATTGTCAGCAATGTGCTTGCAAAAACATCTGGTTTAAGCTGGGAACCACTTGTCATGTGGCGTGCATTCCGTCAGATGACTAAGACCAAGCATGAACAACATTTGGATGTGAAGGCAATTGATTGCTTAGATTGGTGTGAG GGAGAAATTAATATCCACCAATTCTTTACTGGGTATACAGAAGGTCGTGAGGATTGGCTTCGCTGGCCtcaaatattgaaattaaaagattGGCCTCCTTCTAATTTATTTGAGGAACGTTTGCCTCGACATTGTGCAGAGTTCATATCTTCCTTGCCCTTCAAGGAGTATACTGATCCTCTCAAAGGTTCTCTTAACTTAGCTGTGAAGTTGCCTATGGGTTGTCTAAAACCAGACATGGGACCAAAGACATATATTGCTTATGGATTTCATCAGGAGCTCGGGCGTGGTGATTCAGTGACTAAGCTCCATTGTGATATGTCCGATGCA GTAAATGTGTTGACTCATATTGCTGAAGTGAAATTGAAACCAGACCATCTTATTGTCATTGAGGAGTTGAAACAAAAGCACTTTGAACAAGACAAAAGGGAACTACTTGGTGATGATCAGAATAGAGAAACTAGTGTTGACATGCTTAATAATACATCTTCTACTAATGCTTTGGATAAGCAAAACAGTGTCCAAGTCATGGAACACAAAGGTGGATTATGTGATGGAAAAGAAGTGTATCAGTTCCATCAACCCTCTGGTGGTAATGCGGTTGCCATTGCTAATGAGGATGGCCTTTCATGCAGATCAGAGCTTAAAGAAGTTGACAAAGTAAAACTAAAGCAAGAAAGTGATATGTTGTCTGCGGGGGATGGTTCAGAAGGTGCTCTCTGGGATATTTTTCGGAGGCAGGATGTACCTAAATTGCAGGAATATCTGAGGAAGCATTTCAGAGAGTTCAGGCATATTCATTGCTGTCCTTTAAAGCAG GTTATTCACCCCATCCATGACCAGACCTTCTATCTGACTGTGGAGCATAAGAGGAAGCTTAAGGAGGAGTATG GAATTGAGCCCTGGACTTTTATTCAGAAGGTAGGGGATGCTGTTTTTGTTCCAGCTGGTTGTCCTCACCAAGTCAGAAATCTGAAG TCATGTATTAAGGTTGCATTGGATTTTGTCTCTCCGGAAAATGTTGGGGAGTGCTTTCGTTTGACAGAGGAATTTCGCACACTTCCAATTAGCCATGCGTCTAGTGAGGACAAATTGGAG GTGAAGAAGATGACAATATATGCTATGCAAGATGTGATCGGAAAATTGGAGGAAGCAAG GTCCGGGAAAACCAAGGTTCCAGAGTAA
- the LOC100794760 gene encoding CAX-interacting protein 4 yields MPATAGRVRMPANNRVHSSAALQTHGIWQSAIGYDPYAPNKEDKKDSSQNLPNAEPDAENAYASFQGLLQLAKITNAEVDVSRGACKKCGRVGHLKFQCKNYVKIKDENEKDPEAMQPVGLVGLDKKLKADKVDKRSNVESSEEEEDSESSDSEIDSEMERIIAERSGKKISGKRGSSRKKGDLDDDGSDKHSGERRKRGRSKKRSAKREVSDSDDSGEERRRRKRRREPRRKRDNSSDEDDEYKRRHRKSRKEKRRRRSRLSDPDSSEDFIRRHKRKNKRASSSSDTDSSGYNDSRKGRDVNKSGKRRSRHHGDDE; encoded by the coding sequence ATGCCAGCTACAGCAGGAAGGGTTCGCATGCCTGCGAACAATAGGGTTCACAGCAGTGCAGCGCTTCAAACCCATGGTATATGGCAAAGTGCCATCGGCTATGATCCTTATGCACCCAATAAGGAAGACAAGAAGGATTCTTCTCAAAATCTGCCAAATGCAGAGCCTGATGCTGAGAATGCATATGCTAGCTTCCAGGGGCTTCTACAGCTTGCTAAGATAACAAATGCTGAGGTGGATGTATCCCGTGGGGCCTGCAAAAAGTGTGGCCGTGTTGGGCACCTCAAGTTTCAGTGCAAGAACTATGTGAAAATTAAGGATGAAAATGAGAAGGATCCTGAAGCAATGCAGCCTGTGGGGTTGGTTGGATTGGATAAAAAGTTGAAGGCTGACAAGGTGGATAAGAGAAGCAATGTTGAGAGCTCTGAAGAGGAGGAGGATAGTGAAAGTTCAGATTCTGAGATTGATTCAGAGATGGAGAGAATTATTGCTGAAAGGTCTGGGAAGAAAATTAGTGGGAAGAGAGGTTCTTCTAGAAAGAAGGGGGATTTGGATGATGATGGATCCGACAAACATTCTGGCGAGAGGAGAAAGAGAGGTAGGTCAAAGAAGAGGAGTGCTAAGAGGGAAGTTAGTGATTCGGATGATTCAGGTGAAGAAAGAAGGAGGAGGAAGAGAAGGCGGGAACCCAGGAGGAAGAGGGACAATTCTTCAGATGAAGACGACGAGTATAAGCGCAGGCATAGAAAGAGTaggaaggagaagaggagaaggAGAAGCCGTCTATCAGATCCTGATTCCTCTGAAGATTTCATTAGAAGGCACAAGCGAAAGAACAAGAGGGCCTCATCATCATCTGACACTGATTCAAGTGGATATAATGATTCAAGGAAGGGTAGGGATGTCAATAAATCAGGAAAGAGAAGGAGCCGTCACCATGGGGATGATGAATGA
- the LOC100806247 gene encoding WAT1-related protein At3g30340, whose protein sequence is MMLTHCHELCKPVSIMILVNLTLAFVNLLLKKVLNEGMDYMCIITYRQAISFIFMAPIACIYERKYKLEVHIISLLFLSALLGVTIPQYLFLLGLKYTSATFSCAFLNMVPVFTFIMAVPFGIEKVNVQSKSGKAKVMGTFVCIGGALLLVLYKGVPLINPQSQHIANKITSTPPTAKLEKWIIGSILLTLGCLLWSSWFIIQAKISKKYPCQYSSTAILSLFAAIQSAILSLVFKRNNASWILKGKLEIISVAYAGLIGSGLCYVAMSWCVKQRGPLFTAAFTPLMQIFVAMLDFSVLKEEIYLGSVAGSTLVIAGMYILLWGKSKEEEGQHVLKDTQTNQDVECQ, encoded by the exons atgaTGTTGACACATTGCCATGAATTGTGCAAGCCAGTTTCCATCATGATTCTAGTTAACTTGACTCTAGCTTTTGTCAATTTACTTCTGAAGAAGGTTCTTAATGAAGGAATGGACTACATGTGCATTATAACATATCGACAGGCAATTTCATTTATCTTCATGGCACCTATTGCTTGCATCTATGAAAG GAAATACAAACTGGAGGTTCACATAATATCTCTCCTTTTCCTCAGTGCTCTTCTCGG AGTAACAATTCCTCAATACTTATTTCTTCTTGGACTTAAATATACGTCTGCCACATTCTCATGTGCGTTCCTCAACATGGTGCCTGTATTTACGTTCATTATGGCAGTGCCATTTGG GATAGAGAAGGTGAACGTGCAAAGCAAGAGTGGTAAAGCCAAAGTCATGGGAACTTTTGTGTGCATTGGTGGAGCTTTGTTATTGGTCCTTTATAAAGGAGTGCCCCTTATCAACCCACAATCTCAACACATAGCAAACAAAATTACAAGCACACCTCCAACTGCCAAGTTAGAGAAATGGATTATAGGTTCCATACTTCTGACACTAGGTTGCCTCCTGTGGTCTTCTTGGTTCATTATACAAGCAAAGATTAGCAAAAAATACCCATGTCAATACTCTAGCACAGCTATTTTGTCACTTTTTGCTGCCATTCAATCAGCAATATTAAGTTTGGTCTTCAAGAGAAATAATGCTTCGTGGATTCTCAAAGGAAAGCTTGAAATAATTAGTGTTGCATATGCT GGATTGATAGGGTCCGGCTTGTGCTATGTGGCAATGTCATGGTGTGTCAAACAAAGGGGTCCACTTTTTACTGCAGCTTTTACCCCCCTTATGCAGATATTTGTGGCCATGCTTGATTTCTCTGTACTAAAGGAGGAAATTTACTTGGGAAG TGTTGCAGGATCTACCTTGGTTATTGCTGGCATGTATATTCTTCTGTGGGGAAAAAGCAAAGAGGAAGAAGGGCAACATGTTCTGAAGGATACACAAACAAATCAGGATGTAGAATGTCAATAG
- the LOC100806778 gene encoding LOW QUALITY PROTEIN: pentatricopeptide repeat-containing protein At5g08305 (The sequence of the model RefSeq protein was modified relative to this genomic sequence to represent the inferred CDS: inserted 4 bases in 3 codons; deleted 6 bases in 3 codons) translates to MLGVSLSCKITNINHNLLSFLDECKSMLELKQLHAVVISFGLSQDNPFISKILCFSALPNLGDINYSYRVFSQLSSPAIFSWNTIIRGYSNSKNNQIQSVSIFLKMLRXGVAPDYLTYPFLVKASARLLNQETGVSVHAHIIKTGHXIQNSLIHMYAACGKIKWAQKLFDSIQQKNVVSWNSMLDGYAKCGEMVMAQKVFESMLEKDVRSWSSLLDGYVKAGEYREAMAVFEKMQAVGPKANEVTTVSVSCACAHLGALEKGRMIHKYIVDNGWPLTLVLQTSLVDMYAKCGAIEEALLIFHCVSKSQTDVLIWNAVIGGLATHGLVEESLKLFKEMQIVGICPDEVTYLCLLAAYGHGGIVKEEAWXFFESLSKCGMSMTPTSEHYACMVDALARAGQLTTAYQFICQMPTEPTASMLGALLSGCINHRNLALAEIVGRKLIELEPNHDGRYFGLSNMYVVGKCWDDARSMREAMERRGVKKSPGFSFVEISGVLHSFIAHDKTHPDSEETYFMLNFVVYQMKLSCHEDNQERSLDVSMEDDLLIF, encoded by the exons ATGCTTGGTGTGTCATTGTCgtgtaaaattacaaatataaacCATAATCTACTCAGCTTCCTTGATGAATGCAAATCAATGCTTGAACTGAAGCAACTTCATGCTGTTGTGATCTCCTTTGGCTTATCTCAAGATAACCCATTTATATccaaaattctttgtttttctgcTCTGCCAAATTTGGGCGACATTAATTATTCCTACAGGGTATTCTCCCAGCTTTCCAGTCCTGCAATTTTTAGCTGGAATACAATCATAAGAGGATACTCAAATagcaaaaat aatcaaatccaatccgTATCCATTTTTCTCAAGATGCTGC CTGGGGTTGCACCAGATTATCTTACATACCCATTTCTTGTGAAGGCATCAGCGCGCCTTTTAAACCAGGAAACTGGTGTATCTGTGCATGCCCACATTATAAAAACTGGGCA TATCCAGAATTCTTTGATTCACATGTATGCTGCTTGCGGGAAAATTAAGTGGGCTCAAAAGTTATTTGATAGTATACAGCAAAAAAATGTGGTTTCATGGAATTCCATGTTGGATGGCTATGCTAAGTGTGGAGAA ATGGTTATGGCTCAGAAAGTTTTTGAGTCCATGTTAGAGAAGGATGTCCGGTCATGGAGCTCTTTGCTTGATGGTTATGTTAAGGCTGGGGAATACAGGGAAGCCATGGCTGTCTTTGAAAAGATGCAGGCTGTTGGGCCCAAAGCCAATGAAGTAACCACGGTGAGTGTCTCGTGTGCCTGTGCACACCTGGGTGCTTTAGAAAAGGGGAGAATGATACACAAGTACATAGTTGACAATGGGTGGCCACTGACATTGGTCTTGCAGACTTCTCTTGTGGATATGTATGCCAAATGTGGGGCAATAGAGGAGGCTTTGCTTATATTCCACTGTGTCTCTAAGAGTCAAACTGATGTGTTGATTTGGAATGCAGTGATTGGAGGTCTTGCAACACATGGATTGGTTGAAGAATCCCTTAAATTGTTTAAGGAAATGCAAATAGTTGGTATCTGTCCTGATGAGGTCACATACTTGTGCTTGTTGGCTGCCTATGGCCATGGAGGGATAGTTAAAGAAGAAGCAT TATTCTTTGAGAGTCTTAGTAAATGTGGCATGAGT ATGACACCTACAAGTGAGCACTATGCTTGCATGGTAGATGCGTTGGCACGTGCAGGTCAGTTAACCACTGCATACCAATTTATTTGTCAAATGCCCACAGAACCAACAGCTTCCATGTTAGGTGCCCTTCTTAGTGGGTGTATTAACCATAGAAATTTAGCTCTTGCAGAAATAGTCGGCAGGAAGCTTATTGAGCTAGAACCAAATCATGATGGTAGATATTTTGGCTTATCAAATATGTATGTGGTTGGCAAATGCTGGGATGATGCAAGAAGCATGAGAGAAGCTATGGAGAGAAGAGGGGTTAAAAAATCGCCTGGGTTTAGTTTTGTTGAAATATCTGGAGTCCTTCATAGTTTTATTGCTCATGATAAAACACATCCTGATTCAGAGGAAACTTATTTTATGCTAAATTTTGTTGTCTATCAAATGAAACTTAGCTGTCACGAAGACAATCAGGAAAGATCGCTGGATGTATCAATGGAAGATGACTTGCTTATCTTTTGA
- the LOC100306465 gene encoding E3 ubiquitin ligase BIG BROTHER-related: MENDTAAAANNNTTATAAAKAGSGGVKSNNHNLEEEHSNLNGEEQMAEQVEAEEEEEEEEDRQADEGEGEETGSAAPNPRQPSRTPFTNLSQVDADLALARTLQEQERAYMMLRMNNDGSDYGSWEGGSYLHDDGDDFDDLHDGTDVDEDEDEDDDEDDENEEYEDEDAFDAHAHASAGEHDNPSIEFDPDLFSSDEAYARALQEAEEREMAVRLLALAGINDREEEDIEEHGANSQDAWEDVDPDELSYEELLALSEVVGTESRGLSTDTIACLPSVNYKTGSDQHGSHDSCVICRVDYEDGESLTVLSCKHLYHPECINNWLKINKVCPVCSTEVSASGSNL, translated from the exons ATGGAGAACGACACCGCCGCCGCCGCTAACAATAACACCACCGCCACCGCCGCCGCGAAAGCAGGTTCCGGAGGAGTGAAATCGAACAACCATAACCTAGAAGAGGAGCATTCCAATTTGAATGGCGAGGAGCAGATGGCAGAACAAGTGgaggcagaagaagaagaagaagaagaagaagatcgaCAAGCCGATGAAGGCGAAGGAGAAGAAACTGGATCTGCTGCGCCCAACCCGCGCCAACCTTCCAGAACCCCTTTCACTAATCTCAGCCAGGTCGATGCTGACCTCGCTCTCGCTCGAACCCTTCAGGAGCAG GAAAGGGCATATATGATGCTGAGAATGAATAATGATGGAAGTGATTATGGAAGTTGGGAAGGTGGAAGCTATTTGCATGATGATGGGGATGATTTTGATGATCTACATGATGGCACTGATGTGGATGAGGATGAGGAtgaggatgatgatgaagatgatgaaaaTGAGGAGTATGAGGATGAAGATGCATTTGATGCCCATGCTCATGCTAGTGCTGGAGAACATGATAATCCCAGTATTGAATTTGACCCAGATCTATTTTCAAGTGATGAAGCATATGCAAGAGCATTACAAGAAGCCGAAGAGAGGGAAATGGCAGTTAGACTGTTGGCTCTTGCTGGGATAAATGATC gGGAGGAAGAGGACATAGAGGAGCATGGTGCTAATTCTCAG GATGCTTGGGAGGATGTTGATCCAGATGAACTTTCATACGAG GAATTACTGGCATTGAGTGAAGTAGTTGGAACTGAGAGCAGAGGTCTTTCAACTGATACTATTGCCTGTTTACCTTCAGTCAACTACAAGACTGGGAGTGATCAACATGGAAGCCATGATTC GTGTGTCATTTGCCGGGTGGACTATGAGGATGGTGAGTCCTTGACAGTTCTTTCCTGCAAACATCTGTACCATCCTGAGTGCATTAACAATTGGTTGAAAATAAACAAG GTTTGCCCAGTTTGTAGTACTGAGGTATCTGCTTCTGGGAGCAACTTGTAG